The nucleotide sequence AGTTACCCGGTCTCCGGCGCACCACGTTGGGGACGCCAGTTTCCAGGCTGGGTTAAGGCACGGCACACCGGTCGTCTGCCGCCGGCCCGCCATCGAAATGGCGGCGTTGCGGCGTCGCGTGACGCCGTGCCGGAGCGCCTCGAAGCGCGTCTGTTCGCTCTCTGATCGAGTGTACTATGGATGTGGCAGAACGGGCAATTGTTCCCTCTGGAACGACTGTCTGTGGCGCTGGCGCACAACGCTGTGCGCAGAACGTCTTTAACCAGCAACAAACAAGGCCAAGGCGTGACGCAACAGCTGCGGCGTTTGCCCCGTCCAGCGCTTGAACGAGCGACGAAAGTTGGTGGCATCATGAAAGCCGAGGTAGGCGGCCACGGCATCGTTGTCGTAGCCATGCGCCTGGAACAGGTAAATGGCCTTGTGTGCGCGCACCTGGTCCAGCTCGGCCTGGAAATGCGTGCCATGGCGCGCCAGGTGGCGTTTCAAGGTGGCGGGACTGACGCCAAACTCCTGCGCCGTGCGTTCCAGGGTCGGCGCGCAGCGGATATTGGCCAGCAGGTAATCGTACAGCGCACCGAGCAGGCTCGCTGGCGGCACGGGCGCCACGGCCGCAGCGCGCAAGGCCAGCGCGGCGGCCGTGGCATTGCCGCGCGGCCAAGGCTTGTCGAGCCAGCTGGAATCGATCAGCATGGCGTCGACCTGGCAATCGAAACGCAGGCACTGGCCCAGGTGCACTTCATGCTGTTCCACGTGCCGGGGCCGCGCGCGATTGAAGCAGAAGCGCCACGGCAAGGAGACGCCCGCCAGCCAGCGGCACATGGCCGCCAGTGCCGTCATGTGCATCTCCACCAGAAAAGGCAGCTGGCTCGGCGCGCCAAACGCAGCAACCCAGTACAGCACGTGCATGTCGCCCGCCTCGCGCAAACGGGGCTGCAACAACGGACACAGCAAGGCATGAAAATCGCACAGGATGGTCAAGGCCTGGCGCAGATTCTGCGCCTGCAGCAAGGCATGGCTGGCGGCGCCGTAATGGCCGGGCAGCATTTGCTGGCCCAGCATGAAGCTGGTATCGGCACTGTCCAGGCCGCGCGCCACGTTGGCCAGCAATTGCAGGTATTGCGCGGCGCTGACCTGGCTTTCCGCGGACGGCAGCGCGCCGCCATCGAGGCCGGTGCCCTTGAGCAGCGATGCCGCGTCCAGGTCGCGGCTGCGCGCATAATCGAGCACCAGCGCCGGCTGGTGATGGGCCGCGATGCTGGCGTCGCCCTGCTGGTTCAGTGGCATCAGGCAGGCGCGGCGGAACTGATCCCGGCACCGGAGCGCGGCGTTTCCACGGCCCGGCTCAGCTCGGCAAGCACCACTTCCGGCACGCCATCGGTGAGCGAGCAGGCATGCCGCAGGCTCAAGCGGATTTCGCGGTTGTCATTGGCGTGGTGGCGCATCTGCCCCACCATGGCGCACAGATGACGCGCCTTCACGGCCGCGTCCTCACGCGACACGCCCGGCATCAGCACGGCGAAGCGGTCGCCCGCATAGCGGCACAGCAGATCGTCATTGCGCAAGTTCAACAGCAGCATGTGGCCCACGGCTTGCAACACGCGGTCACCTTCGCGGTGGCCGTATTCGCGGTTAATCAGGTGAAAACTGTCGATATCGAGCAAGACCAGCGCGCAATCGAGGCCGGGCCGGCGCTCCTGTTCCAGTCGCATCTGCGTGCGCAGGTAGCTGGCGTCGGCCAGTTGCGTGATGCGGTCGAAGGCGCGGTGGTCGCGGAACAGGCGCTCGCGCTTTTGCAGGTGCTCGTTCAGGCGGAACTGTTCCTGGCGCCAGTAATACATGCCGATGGTCAGCACCAGCATGCCAAACGGAATCAAGGCTTCCAGCCAGTTATCCCACAAGGCGCTCTTGTCGACGGCAAAGAATTCGTCCAGGCAATCGGCCCAGGACCCCAGCATGATGGCGCACAGGCCGCCGGCGATCAGGCTCGTCACCCGTCCCCGCGGACGGCTGCTGAGGGTAAACAAGAACCAGATGCCCGCCATGACGGCCGTGCCGCCTTCGCAGACGATATCCATCCACTTCCAGATGGCAAACGGTTTAACGTGGCCCAGTGTGGCGTACAGAAAAAAGAACAGGGGCAATGCCAGCGCGGCGGCAATCAGACTGTTACGGTGCAACGGCAGCATGTGGGGAACCTTTAAAAGTGGTGCTGTCGCCACGATAGCGCCCGCCCATGACGGCACGATGACATGCCCCGCGCCCGTGAGGCAGGTGCAAACGGCTCATCATTACCAGCGCAGCTGATGCAAATCCGGCAAGCGAGTGCCCATGTGCCCTGCGCTGGCAGGTCATTTCAGCTCATCACGGTTCATTTATGGCCGGAAAGCGTCCACCTGCCGTTGTTTTCAAGGTGGCAAGGCCTTGCCTGTCACGCAACCGTCATATTTGCTGCCTAGAATCCGCCCGGTTCCTTCCTCCCTAACCGAGCTCTTCATGAAAACCATGCACACTTCGTTTCCCTCCCCGCTGCGCCTGACAGCCCTGTCACTCGGCATCATGGCCATCTTCAGCGCTCAAAGCCATGCGCAGTCGCAAGCCCAGGACGATGGCCAGGCGGGCACCACCGTGGTCGTCAGCGGCCAGCGCGCCAGCCTGCGCAACGCCATCGCCGCCCAAGAGAAAGCCGACAACATCATCAGCGTCATCAGCAGCGACGACATCGGCGGCCTGCCCGATAAAAACGCGGCCGAGGCGCTGGCCCGCTTGCCGGGCGTGTCCGTGCAGCGCGACCAGGGTGAAGGCCGCTACATCACGGTGCGCGGCCTGGGCCCGGACCTGAACGCGGTGACCATCAATGGCGCGCTGGTACCGTCGCCGGAAGCGGGCCGCCGCGCCGTGGCGCTGGACATCCTGCCTGCCGGCCTGATACGCACCCTGGAAGTGTCGAAGACCTTGCTGCCGGAAATGGATGCCAACTCGCTGGGCGCCACCATCGAAGTCAAATCGCTGTCCGCCTTCGACTTGCCGGGCAAGCTGCTGTCGGCCAACGTGGCCGCCAGCCATGATGAAAAAACGGGCAAGACCAGCCCCAGCGGCGGCGCCCTGTGGGCCCAGCGCTTCCTCGATGGCAAGCTTGGCGTGGCCGCCGGCCTGAGCGCGGAAAAGCGCTCGTTCGGCTCCGACGACGTAGAAACGGGCGGCGCCTGGAGCAAGGGCAAATTGTCAGGTCTGGAATTGCGCGACTACCTGCCCGTGCGCAAGCGCGGCGCCCTGGCAGTCAACCTCGATTACCGCCCGGAAGCGGGCAACAGCTGGTTCTTGCGCTCGTTCGTCAGCGAATTTTCCGACGATGAAGTGCGCGACCGCCTGACCATCAGCAATATCGCGGGGGGCAGCCTTGCCGAAGGCGCATCAGCCAGCGCGCGCGCCGAGCGCCGCATCCGCCAGCGCAAATACACGCAGCAAGTACGCTCGCTCGTGCTGGGCACGCAGCAGAAATCGGGCGACTGGACCCTGGACGTGAAAGGCGGCATGAGCCGGGCGACGGAAGACACGCCGGAGTCGCTGAACGATGGCCGTTTCCGCAGCACCAGCAATGTCGCCGGCATCAGTTTCTATGACACTCAGGAACCCGTCTTGAGCGGCCCCGCCTCGCTGTACGACCCGGCCAGCTATGCGCTCAACGCCATCACCCTGCAAAAGCGCTACTCGAAGGACAATGAACACCACGCGCGCATCGACCTGGCACGCAAGTTCGACATCGCCACGTTGAAATTCGGCGCCAAAGTCAGCCGCCGCGAAAAAACCAATGATACGGATCAATGGACATATAACAGCAGCAAGGCGTCGAGCGGCAATTTCTGGGGCGCCGGTTCTACCTCGATGAGCAATTTCGTGCAGGGCCACAATCTCGACTACGATCTGGGCAACATCGGCGTGGCGCTGGACCCGGGCCTGATCCGCGCCCGCGTGGCCGGCCTGGACCGCGACAAGGCGCGCCTGGCTACCGAGTCCATCATCAACGATTACCGCATGCATGAAGACATCAACGCCATGTATGTGCAGAACAGCTATGACTTCGACGCCTGGCACATCCTGGGCGGCGTGCGTCTTGAACGCACCAGCTTTGAAGCTGCCGGTTCGCAAGTGGACAGCGCCGGGCTTGCCACGCCCTTGACGCGCGAACGTTCGTACACCAACTGGCTGCCAAACCTGCAAGCCCGTTATGACCTGGATCAAAAAACCAGCGTGCGGGCCGCCTGGACGCAAGCCGTGGTGCGCGCCAACTTCAGCCAGCTGGCGCCCGGCATCAGCCTGGCCAGCAACACGGAAGCCGTGATCGGCAACCCGGACTTGAAACCCTTGAAGGCAAACAACCTGGATTTGGGCATCGAGCGCGTGCTGGGCAACGACGGCGTGATGTCCGCCTACGGTTTCTACAAGGACATCAAGAATTTTACGTATACGACGAATCTGGCCGGCACGGGCCAATGGGCAAGCTACACGACGGCCACCTCGTATGCGAATGGCGACGCGGCCAAAGTCAAAGGCATCGAACTGGCCTACATGCAGCCGCTGCGCATGTTGCCGGCACCGTTCAACAAGTTTCTCGTCGGCGTGAATGGCACCCTGAGCACCTCGAGCGCGCAAATCGGCCGTTTCGACAAGGCCGGCAACAAGCAGCTCACCCGCGACATCCGCCTGCCGGGCCAGTCGAACCAGGTGATGAATTTGATGCTGGGCTATGAAACCGGTCCGATCAGCGCCCGCCTGGCCCTCAACTACAAGTCGCCCTACCTGCTGGAAATGGGCGGCGACATCCTCGACCAAAGCCAGGACCACATCGTCGCCAGCCAGAAGCAGCTCGATTTCTCGCTGTCGTACCAGATCAGCAAGCAGTTCCAGCTGATGTTCGAGGTGGCCAACCTGAACAACGAGAAATACTACGTCTACCAGGGCACGAAGCAATACAACGTACAGAACGAACAATATGGCCGCACTTTTAAAGTGAGCCTGAAAGCCAGCGCCTTCTGATGAGGATCTTGAATAACATGAAAACAACCGTCCTGTGCAGCGCTTTGCTGGCTGCCTTTTGCCTCACCGGCACGGCGCAAGCCACCCCGGTCGCGTCTAACACTGTGCCCGCCTTCGCGCACGAGGCCGAAGAGCTGGCCCGCCTGCCCGGCGGCGGCTGGCTGACCTTGGACAAGCACGGCTTGCGCTTGTTCACTGCGGCCGGCCAGGAGCAGGACCGCATCGCCGTGCGCGCCAAGCAGCTCGACACGCGCATCGATGCCAATCGCGTGCTGGCCGTGTTCCTGGAGGCCGATACGCAGCGCCCCCTGCCCGTCTCCGTGGACGTACAGGCAGGCAAACTGGTCAAGCTGGCGCCGTTTCCCGTGCCGACGTTTTCCGTGGAAGCGTCCTGCCTGTACCGCGACGCCCAGCGACTCGATCATCTGTTCTTGATCGGCAAGGATGGCCAGGCGGAACAGTGGGTGATGCAGGGCGAGCAGCGCAGCCTGGTGCGCAAACTGGCTTTGCCGCCGCACGCCAAGCATTGCCGGGTCGACGATGGCGCGCAGCGCCTGCTGGTGAGCGAGTCCGACATGGGCGTGTGGGCCTATGACGCCGAGTCCGAAGGCATGGGCAAGCGCGAGGTGGTGGCCTTGCGCAAGCCGTACGGCCAGCTGGATGGCGGCGCCGGTGCATTGGCCGTGCTGCCGGGCGGCGTAGCCGTACTCGATGGCAAGGCGGAAAAGCTGCACTTGTACGCCCGCCAGGGGAGTACATGGACGGCGCAGCCAGCCCAGGCCGTCGCCTTGAACGTGCGCAAGGGTGACAGCCAGCTGGCACTGGACGAAGACACGCTACTGCTGCGCGGCAAGAATGGTTGGCAAGCGCGGCCCGTAAAATGGCGCGGCAAGGGGGAAACGCAGGCTGCTGTGGCCATCATCGCCCCGCAAGCGCAGACGGAGCCGATGGCGCGCCAGGGCGACGCGGCCGACGATCCGGCCATCTGGCTGGCCAGCAACCCGGCCGACTCGCGTATCCTCGGCACCAACAAGAAACAGGGTCTGTTGGTCTACGACCTGCAAGGCAAGCAAACGCAGCTGCTGGAAGTGGGCCGTTTGAACAACGTCGATGTGCGGCAAAACATCAGTTTTGGCGGCAGCAAGGTCGACCTGGCCGTGGCCACCCAGCGCGACGACAACAGCATGATGCTCTTCACCATCAATGCCAGTGGCGACGTGGCGGAAGCGGGCCGTTTTCCGACCGGACTGAAAAGCATCTACGGCATGTGCCTGTATCAACCGGCCAGCGGCGGCGTGGAAGCGTTTATCAACGACAAGGATGGCACCTTCCAGCAATACCGCATTGGCGTGAGCGGCAAGCAGTTCAGCGCCACCCTCTTGCGCAGCTTCAAGGTCGCCACGCAACCGGAAGGCTGCGTGGCCGACGACGCCAACGCCCGCCTCTTCCTGGGCGAGGAAACGCGCGGCGTGTGGACCACCTCGGCCGACGCCGCCAAGCCGGACACCCTGGCCATGGTCTTGCCGGTGGGAGCGAACCTGAGCGCCGACGTGGAAGGCATGGCCATCTACCGCAAGCCGAACGGCAAGGCTGACTCTGGCTACCTGATCGTTTCCAGCCAGGGCGACAGCAGCTACGTGGTGCTCGATGCGCAAGCACCGTATAAAGTGCGCGGCCGCTTCAAGGTGGGATTCAATTTGCCGGCAGGCATAGACGGCACCTCGGAAACGGATGGCCTCGACGTCACCTCCGCCAACCTGGGCGGCGCGTATGCGCAAGGCATGCTGGTGATCCAGGATGGCTACAAGCGCTTGCCCGATGGGCCGCAGAACTTCAAATATGTGGCGTGGGAGGATGTGGCGAAGGCCTTGAAGCTGGACTAATGACCTGCGGGCGGCCTGTACTGGCTGCCCCAATAGTCGCCCAGTCGCTGCGCCAAAGACCCGGCTACACCATGCGCGGCATATCGATGGCAAACGGCAGGCTGCTACCAAAGAAGTCCACCTTGCCTGCAAGCGCCAGGCGTTGCGAGGACAATTCCACCAGGCGCAGCTCCGCGACATCATGGTAATCCATCATGTAGAGACTACATTCACCCTCTGTACAGCTTGCATCAACGGCTAGCATATGCACGGGCGCGGCATCCGCCCCCGCCACGAGCAAGCCTTCCAAAATGAAGGATGGCGGATACAAGGCCCACGACCAGGGTGCATCGTCGTCTTCCGTCAGCCGCATGAACACGTCGTCATCGGCCTCAATCCTGATATTGATTTCCCGCATGCCATCGGCGCGTGCAGCCAGGCTGATCCGGGATTTCGCGACATCCACTTCAAAATTGGTGTCGCCGATACTGAATACATGCATTTCCCTGCTACTCCTGATTGACACGTTAATATACTGCTCGGCGGGCCAGCAGACAGGCGCGAGTAGCCGTCAATCGCCCTGCTGTTGCCACACTGCCTTGCCACCCTTGATATAGATCAGGGCACTGGCAGCACCCTCTTTCCCCACCACGATCCCGTCCGTTTTCAGCTTGAGGGATTTCTCATGGTAGCTGTGCTGGCGCGAACCCTTGTCTTCCACCTGCCAGACTTCCAGCCAGGCGAAATCGTCGCCGCCGTTGGACAATGCATGTCCGGCACCGACGATCAGGGGCGCCGCCTTCTG is from Janthinobacterium sp. 61 and encodes:
- a CDS encoding AraC family transcriptional regulator gives rise to the protein MPLNQQGDASIAAHHQPALVLDYARSRDLDAASLLKGTGLDGGALPSAESQVSAAQYLQLLANVARGLDSADTSFMLGQQMLPGHYGAASHALLQAQNLRQALTILCDFHALLCPLLQPRLREAGDMHVLYWVAAFGAPSQLPFLVEMHMTALAAMCRWLAGVSLPWRFCFNRARPRHVEQHEVHLGQCLRFDCQVDAMLIDSSWLDKPWPRGNATAAALALRAAAVAPVPPASLLGALYDYLLANIRCAPTLERTAQEFGVSPATLKRHLARHGTHFQAELDQVRAHKAIYLFQAHGYDNDAVAAYLGFHDATNFRRSFKRWTGQTPQLLRHALALFVAG
- a CDS encoding GGDEF domain-containing protein; the encoded protein is MLPLHRNSLIAAALALPLFFFLYATLGHVKPFAIWKWMDIVCEGGTAVMAGIWFLFTLSSRPRGRVTSLIAGGLCAIMLGSWADCLDEFFAVDKSALWDNWLEALIPFGMLVLTIGMYYWRQEQFRLNEHLQKRERLFRDHRAFDRITQLADASYLRTQMRLEQERRPGLDCALVLLDIDSFHLINREYGHREGDRVLQAVGHMLLLNLRNDDLLCRYAGDRFAVLMPGVSREDAAVKARHLCAMVGQMRHHANDNREIRLSLRHACSLTDGVPEVVLAELSRAVETPRSGAGISSAAPA
- a CDS encoding TonB-dependent receptor, with product MKTMHTSFPSPLRLTALSLGIMAIFSAQSHAQSQAQDDGQAGTTVVVSGQRASLRNAIAAQEKADNIISVISSDDIGGLPDKNAAEALARLPGVSVQRDQGEGRYITVRGLGPDLNAVTINGALVPSPEAGRRAVALDILPAGLIRTLEVSKTLLPEMDANSLGATIEVKSLSAFDLPGKLLSANVAASHDEKTGKTSPSGGALWAQRFLDGKLGVAAGLSAEKRSFGSDDVETGGAWSKGKLSGLELRDYLPVRKRGALAVNLDYRPEAGNSWFLRSFVSEFSDDEVRDRLTISNIAGGSLAEGASASARAERRIRQRKYTQQVRSLVLGTQQKSGDWTLDVKGGMSRATEDTPESLNDGRFRSTSNVAGISFYDTQEPVLSGPASLYDPASYALNAITLQKRYSKDNEHHARIDLARKFDIATLKFGAKVSRREKTNDTDQWTYNSSKASSGNFWGAGSTSMSNFVQGHNLDYDLGNIGVALDPGLIRARVAGLDRDKARLATESIINDYRMHEDINAMYVQNSYDFDAWHILGGVRLERTSFEAAGSQVDSAGLATPLTRERSYTNWLPNLQARYDLDQKTSVRAAWTQAVVRANFSQLAPGISLASNTEAVIGNPDLKPLKANNLDLGIERVLGNDGVMSAYGFYKDIKNFTYTTNLAGTGQWASYTTATSYANGDAAKVKGIELAYMQPLRMLPAPFNKFLVGVNGTLSTSSAQIGRFDKAGNKQLTRDIRLPGQSNQVMNLMLGYETGPISARLALNYKSPYLLEMGGDILDQSQDHIVASQKQLDFSLSYQISKQFQLMFEVANLNNEKYYVYQGTKQYNVQNEQYGRTFKVSLKASAF
- a CDS encoding phytase, coding for MKTTVLCSALLAAFCLTGTAQATPVASNTVPAFAHEAEELARLPGGGWLTLDKHGLRLFTAAGQEQDRIAVRAKQLDTRIDANRVLAVFLEADTQRPLPVSVDVQAGKLVKLAPFPVPTFSVEASCLYRDAQRLDHLFLIGKDGQAEQWVMQGEQRSLVRKLALPPHAKHCRVDDGAQRLLVSESDMGVWAYDAESEGMGKREVVALRKPYGQLDGGAGALAVLPGGVAVLDGKAEKLHLYARQGSTWTAQPAQAVALNVRKGDSQLALDEDTLLLRGKNGWQARPVKWRGKGETQAAVAIIAPQAQTEPMARQGDAADDPAIWLASNPADSRILGTNKKQGLLVYDLQGKQTQLLEVGRLNNVDVRQNISFGGSKVDLAVATQRDDNSMMLFTINASGDVAEAGRFPTGLKSIYGMCLYQPASGGVEAFINDKDGTFQQYRIGVSGKQFSATLLRSFKVATQPEGCVADDANARLFLGEETRGVWTTSADAAKPDTLAMVLPVGANLSADVEGMAIYRKPNGKADSGYLIVSSQGDSSYVVLDAQAPYKVRGRFKVGFNLPAGIDGTSETDGLDVTSANLGGAYAQGMLVIQDGYKRLPDGPQNFKYVAWEDVAKALKLD